Proteins from one Kwoniella shivajii chromosome 1, complete sequence genomic window:
- a CDS encoding signal peptidase I: MATFSRFQRTFGRYRPPPILPTTIRTIQILATLHLISTTLIELRICTGFSMLPTLSQHGDCVLVSPLPYWSPFTEKHKERRPKRGDVVVATSPMDPHQTVCKRILGIEGDMIEIEPRRGGQRKWIDNSGTGYMVDIPNSDDIELQGHNPDEHISHSYNSKNGLSIKRNGEGQWIKIPKGHVWLVGDNLSNSTDSRKYGPVPIAMVKGKVLARIYPNPTWLENNVKHIEADV; this comes from the exons ATGGCGACCTTTTCTCGATTTCAGCGCACGTTTGGACGGTATAGACCACCACCAATACTACCTACTACTATTCGGACCATTCAAATATTAGCGACACTTCACTTGATCTCCACAACCCTCATCGAGCTTCGGATATGTACAGGATTTTCTATGCTTCCTACGTTATCTCAACATGGGGATTGTGTGCTGGTATCGCCGTTACCATATTGGTCACCTTTCACTGAGAAACATAAGGAGCGAAGACCTAAAAGGGGTGATGTGGTAGTTGCTACTTCACCAATGGATCCGCATCAAACAGTATGTAAGAGAATATTGGGTATAGAAGGTGATATGATTGAGATCGAACCTAGAAGAGGTGGACAAAGAAAATGGATAGACAATTCAGGTACAGGCTATATGGTTGATATACCGAATTCAGATGATATAGAATTACAAGGTCATAATCCAGATGAACATATTTCACATTCGTATAATAGTAAAAATGGTTTATCGATAAAAAGGAATGGTGAAGGTCAATGGATCAAGATTCCAAAAGGTCACGTTTGGTTAGTGGGTGATAACCTGAGTAATTCAACTGATTCGAGGAAATATGGTCCGGTACCAATCGCAATGGTCAAAGGCAAGGTTTTAGCTAGA ATCTACCCTAATCCTACTTGGCTAGAGAACAACGTCAAACACATCGAAGCAGATGTATGA